From Enterococcus wangshanyuanii, the proteins below share one genomic window:
- a CDS encoding nucleoside hydrolase translates to MAKQKIILDCDPGHDDALALLMALSSDKVELIGITTSAGNQLPEKTFDNTRKLLALANREDIPVAMGALKPLRRELIIADDVHGESGLDGAELPEPTAVAEKISGNDLLAKLLRESDEKVTIIATGPLTNIAIFLLSHPELKEKIELISFMGGACFGGNITPHAEFNIYVDPEAADIVVKSGVPTAMFGLDVTLKAQLFEEDIQEIRAIGNPVARTMADLLDFFNLTTTVPFLAEEGHIEGIHMHDPCAMAYVIDPSLFKVLPMHVEVETSETLALGSTVVDYDDLFEREKNVLVGFDIDLPKFKALVIDTMAYFSK, encoded by the coding sequence ATGGCAAAACAAAAAATAATTTTAGATTGCGATCCTGGACATGATGACGCGTTAGCTTTATTGATGGCTTTATCTTCTGACAAGGTAGAGCTGATCGGAATCACGACTTCAGCGGGCAACCAATTGCCGGAAAAAACCTTTGATAACACACGAAAACTTTTAGCTTTAGCAAACAGAGAGGACATCCCAGTAGCAATGGGTGCATTGAAACCTCTTCGAAGAGAATTGATCATTGCTGATGATGTCCATGGAGAAAGTGGACTGGATGGTGCAGAATTACCAGAACCAACAGCTGTGGCAGAAAAGATCAGCGGAAATGACTTACTAGCGAAGCTATTAAGAGAAAGTGATGAAAAAGTCACGATCATAGCTACTGGTCCACTGACAAATATCGCGATCTTTTTATTATCACATCCAGAACTAAAAGAGAAGATCGAGTTGATCTCCTTTATGGGCGGTGCTTGTTTTGGCGGTAATATCACCCCACATGCAGAGTTTAATATTTATGTCGATCCTGAAGCAGCAGATATTGTCGTGAAATCTGGGGTACCAACTGCGATGTTTGGCTTAGATGTGACATTGAAAGCACAGCTTTTTGAAGAAGACATTCAAGAAATCAGAGCGATCGGTAATCCAGTCGCTCGTACGATGGCTGATTTATTAGACTTTTTCAATTTGACAACAACAGTCCCATTTTTGGCTGAGGAAGGTCATATCGAAGGGATTCATATGCATGATCCGTGTGCGATGGCTTATGTCATCGATCCAAGTTTATTCAAGGTTTTACCGATGCATGTGGAGGTCGAAACAAGTGAGACGCTTGCTTTAGGCAGTACAGTGGTTGATTATGATGATCTTTTTGAAAGAGAGAAAAATGTGCTTGTTGGATTTGATATCGATTTACCAAAATTCAAAGCATTAGTAATAGATACGATGGCGTACTTTTCTAAGTAG
- the rbsK gene encoding ribokinase: protein MNEVTVIGSINADTTLKMNYLPKHGETIHANELFTSGGGKGANQAIAAKRSGAKTNFIGAVGTDDTGKRMLDLLNKEMIDISGIKSLDDQTTGSAYVLLDSFGENSIIIHSGANNQITPEQVEENRNKIEASEFIIAQFESPIDSTIRAFELARAAGAKTILNPAPAIEQIPTELLENIDMIIPNESEVEILTGIKITSEQSMIHAASSLHGLGIETVVITLGSAGAFYDRAGERGIIPAYPVKAVDTTAAGDTFIGAMAAILKTDFSNLEEAIRYGAKAASLTVQRYGAQPAIPYRSELDELIVREIEE, encoded by the coding sequence ATGAACGAAGTCACAGTAATTGGCAGTATCAACGCGGATACCACATTAAAAATGAACTATTTACCCAAACATGGCGAAACGATCCATGCGAATGAATTATTCACTTCAGGTGGAGGCAAAGGAGCGAATCAAGCCATTGCGGCGAAACGAAGCGGTGCAAAAACAAATTTTATTGGAGCAGTCGGTACGGATGATACGGGCAAACGAATGCTGGATTTATTAAATAAAGAAATGATCGATATCTCAGGAATCAAATCCCTTGATGATCAAACGACGGGCAGCGCGTATGTATTGTTAGATAGTTTTGGAGAAAACAGTATCATTATCCACTCCGGCGCAAATAATCAAATCACACCCGAACAAGTGGAAGAAAATAGAAACAAAATCGAAGCAAGTGAGTTTATCATCGCCCAATTTGAAAGTCCGATCGACAGTACGATTCGAGCCTTTGAATTAGCCAGAGCCGCTGGAGCTAAAACAATTTTAAATCCAGCACCAGCGATCGAACAGATTCCTACAGAATTATTAGAAAATATCGATATGATCATACCAAATGAATCAGAAGTTGAGATTTTGACAGGCATAAAAATCACTTCGGAACAAAGCATGATCCACGCAGCATCCTCTTTACATGGATTAGGAATAGAGACGGTTGTGATCACACTTGGCAGTGCTGGAGCGTTTTATGACCGGGCAGGCGAGCGGGGAATCATTCCAGCATATCCTGTCAAAGCAGTCGATACAACTGCGGCTGGAGATACATTTATCGGAGCGATGGCAGCGATCTTAAAAACGGATTTCAGTAATTTAGAGGAAGCCATCCGCTACGGTGCAAAAGCTGCTTCACTCACTGTCCAACGATATGGCGCACAACCTGCGATTCCTTATCGTAGTGAGTTAGATGAATTGATCGTAAGGGAAATAGAAGAATAA
- a CDS encoding helix-turn-helix domain-containing protein, translated as MEIGEKLRNLRVQKNLTQEELGERTDLTKGYISQLERDLSSPSMETFFNILEVLGVTPEQFFSEQTLEQKIVYKDEDSTLYYDEENGYELKWLIPESNEKEMEPVLLTFDKNGEYKTFEPSLSETFIYVIEGAVSLILGEAKHAAKKGEAMYYQATEPHQLINHAKGKSRILIVATESYL; from the coding sequence ATGGAAATCGGTGAAAAGCTGCGCAATTTGCGCGTACAAAAAAATTTGACCCAAGAAGAACTTGGTGAGCGGACGGACTTGACGAAGGGCTATATTTCGCAGTTAGAACGAGATTTGAGCTCCCCTTCTATGGAAACCTTTTTTAATATTTTAGAAGTATTGGGCGTCACGCCTGAACAATTTTTTAGTGAGCAAACGCTGGAACAAAAGATCGTTTATAAAGATGAAGACAGTACGCTCTACTATGACGAGGAAAATGGCTATGAACTAAAATGGCTGATTCCCGAATCAAACGAAAAAGAGATGGAGCCTGTGCTTTTGACCTTTGATAAAAATGGGGAATATAAAACGTTTGAACCCTCATTATCTGAAACCTTTATCTATGTGATCGAAGGTGCAGTATCGTTGATTCTAGGCGAAGCAAAACACGCTGCGAAAAAAGGGGAGGCCATGTATTATCAGGCCACTGAACCGCATCAGTTGATCAATCATGCAAAGGGAAAAAGTCGTATCTTAATAGTGGCGACAGAATCTTATTTATAA
- a CDS encoding ABC transporter ATP-binding protein has protein sequence MKKNIISFENVVKEYDDEKVLKQVSFEIEQGKFYTLLGPSGCGKTTILRILAGFVDATEGDIYFDGQRINDIPANKRQVNTVFQDYALFPHMNVFDNVAFGLKIKKLSKSEIEKKVKDALRMVQLPGYETREISEMSGGQRQRVAIARAIVNEPKVLLLDEPLSALDLKLRTDMQYELRDLQQRLGITFIFVTHDQEEALAMSDVIFVMNKGHIVQSGTPVDIYDEPINHFVADFVGESNIVNGTMIEDNLVEFVGKRFECVDGGMRKNEPVEIVLRPEDLTITSADKGKLVVMVDTQLFRGVHYEIICHDEDHNEWMVHSTRKAVEGAKVGLFFEPEDIHVMRFNESEEDFDARLESYEE, from the coding sequence GTGAAAAAAAATATTATTTCATTTGAAAATGTAGTGAAAGAGTATGATGATGAAAAAGTACTGAAACAAGTTAGCTTTGAGATCGAACAGGGGAAATTTTATACGCTCCTAGGACCTTCCGGCTGTGGAAAAACGACGATCTTACGGATTTTAGCTGGTTTCGTAGATGCGACAGAAGGAGATATTTATTTTGACGGGCAGAGAATCAATGACATCCCTGCTAATAAGCGTCAGGTCAACACTGTCTTTCAAGATTATGCGCTGTTTCCTCATATGAATGTATTTGATAATGTAGCTTTCGGTTTGAAAATCAAAAAATTATCGAAATCAGAAATAGAAAAGAAGGTTAAAGATGCCTTGCGTATGGTACAGCTTCCGGGATATGAAACAAGAGAAATCAGCGAAATGTCTGGTGGACAGCGCCAACGTGTAGCGATTGCCCGAGCGATCGTCAATGAGCCGAAGGTTTTATTATTGGATGAGCCATTATCTGCGCTAGATTTGAAGCTGCGGACGGATATGCAGTATGAGCTTCGGGACTTACAGCAGCGGTTAGGGATCACCTTCATTTTTGTTACCCATGATCAAGAAGAAGCTCTAGCGATGAGTGATGTGATTTTCGTAATGAACAAAGGTCATATCGTGCAAAGCGGCACGCCAGTGGATATTTATGATGAGCCGATCAATCATTTTGTTGCAGATTTTGTAGGTGAAAGCAATATCGTCAATGGTACGATGATCGAAGATAATCTTGTTGAGTTTGTTGGCAAACGCTTTGAATGTGTCGATGGCGGGATGCGTAAAAATGAACCAGTAGAAATCGTGTTGCGTCCAGAAGATTTGACGATCACAAGCGCGGACAAAGGAAAATTAGTCGTAATGGTTGATACGCAGCTTTTTCGTGGTGTTCATTATGAAATCATTTGCCATGACGAAGACCATAATGAGTGGATGGTTCATTCGACAAGAAAAGCAGTGGAGGGCGCAAAAGTGGGGTTGTTTTTTGAGCCTGAAGATATTCATGTCATGCGTTTCAATGAATCGGAAGAAGATTTCGATGCTCGTTTAGAAAGCTACGAAGAATAG
- a CDS encoding ABC transporter permease encodes MKTMRRIYSIPYAMWLLLFVITPVLMIIYQSFFDMNGQFTLENYRTYFTSGTYLSMTLNSVWYAFLITLFTLLISYPTAYFLTKLKHKQLWLMLVILPTWVNLLLKAYAFIGIFSIHGSINQFLGFVGVGPYQILFTDFSFLFVATYIEIPFMILPIFNALEEMNPSLISASRDLGASSVQTFQRVIFPLSLNGVKSGVQAVFIPSLSLFMLTRLIGGNRVITLGTAIEEHFMVTQNWGMGSTIGVILIVAMFFVMLLTGEKKKKGRVKE; translated from the coding sequence ATGAAAACAATGCGTCGGATCTATTCGATTCCTTATGCGATGTGGCTGCTTTTGTTTGTGATCACGCCTGTTTTGATGATCATTTATCAATCTTTTTTTGATATGAATGGACAGTTCACATTGGAAAATTACCGAACGTATTTTACATCAGGCACGTATTTAAGCATGACGTTGAATTCAGTTTGGTATGCGTTTTTGATCACCTTATTTACGTTGTTGATCAGCTATCCGACCGCCTATTTTTTGACGAAGTTAAAACATAAACAATTATGGTTGATGCTGGTTATTTTGCCGACATGGGTCAATCTTTTGCTGAAGGCTTATGCATTTATTGGCATTTTTAGTATTCATGGAAGTATTAATCAGTTTCTAGGCTTTGTGGGTGTGGGTCCGTATCAAATTTTGTTTACTGATTTTAGTTTTTTATTTGTTGCAACGTATATCGAAATTCCATTTATGATCTTACCGATCTTCAATGCACTTGAGGAAATGAATCCTTCATTGATCAGCGCTAGCCGTGATTTAGGTGCGAGCAGTGTTCAAACTTTTCAACGGGTGATTTTTCCCTTATCTTTGAATGGAGTTAAAAGTGGGGTGCAGGCAGTATTTATTCCATCACTTTCTTTATTCATGTTGACTCGTTTGATTGGCGGCAATCGTGTGATCACATTAGGAACGGCGATCGAAGAGCATTTTATGGTGACGCAAAATTGGGGCATGGGTTCAACGATCGGTGTGATCTTGATCGTTGCGATGTTTTTTGTGATGCTTTTGACAGGTGAGAAGAAGAAAAAAGGGCGGGTGAAAGAATGA
- a CDS encoding ABC transporter permease has protein sequence MTKKKFKWSYLYLIVVFALLYAPIFYLIFYSFNDTDTMNQFTGFTLDNYKAVFEDTRLLIIVLNTFLLAFLSALLATIIGTFGAMGIYYTRRRKTRTTLMSFNNILLVSPDVIIGASFLIFFTAVGFISLGFASVLLSHIAFSIPIVVLMVLPKLQEMNDSMVDAARDLGANNIQVIKNIILPFLSPGIIAGYFMAFTYSLDDFAVTFFVTGNGFSTLSVEIYSRARQGISLEINALSALVFIFSMILVIGYYFISQDNLPKRMRKMRREQSEVAKLK, from the coding sequence ATGACAAAGAAAAAATTCAAATGGTCTTATCTGTATTTGATCGTTGTTTTTGCTTTATTATATGCACCGATCTTTTATTTGATTTTTTACTCGTTCAATGACACAGATACGATGAATCAGTTTACTGGATTCACTTTGGATAATTATAAAGCGGTCTTCGAGGATACTCGTTTACTGATCATCGTACTGAATACCTTTTTACTGGCGTTTTTATCTGCTTTACTAGCAACGATCATCGGCACATTCGGTGCGATGGGAATTTATTATACACGACGACGCAAAACGAGAACGACATTGATGAGCTTCAATAATATCTTGTTAGTTTCTCCAGACGTAATCATTGGTGCTAGTTTTTTGATTTTCTTTACAGCAGTCGGATTTATTAGTTTGGGTTTTGCCAGCGTATTATTGTCACATATTGCCTTTAGTATTCCAATCGTTGTACTGATGGTTTTACCGAAACTGCAGGAAATGAACGACTCGATGGTGGATGCTGCAAGAGACCTAGGAGCAAATAATATCCAAGTGATCAAAAATATTATATTACCATTTTTGTCACCAGGGATCATTGCCGGCTATTTTATGGCTTTTACGTATTCATTGGATGATTTTGCAGTGACATTTTTTGTCACTGGAAATGGGTTTTCAACGTTGTCTGTTGAAATCTATTCCCGTGCCAGACAAGGGATCAGCCTAGAAATCAATGCGTTGAGTGCCCTTGTTTTTATTTTCTCTATGATTCTTGTGATCGGCTATTACTTTATTAGTCAGGATAATCTGCCAAAAAGAATGCGTAAAATGCGTCGGGAGCAAAGTGAGGTGGCTAAGCTCAAATGA
- a CDS encoding ABC transporter substrate-binding protein: MRKLQSLFIGILAIILILFFGVRQLEKSSGMAGADTLTIYNWGDYIDPDLIRAFEKESGYKVNYETFDSNEAMFTKIQQGGTAYDITIPSEYMIQKMMKEKMLLPIDHTKLKGLNNIDTRFLDQEFDPQNKYSIPYFWGTLGIIYNDKFIDGNKVKHWDDLWRPELKDNVMLIDGAREVIGLSLNSLGYSLNSKNNQELREATDKLNKLTTNVKAIVADEIKMYMINEESAAAVTFSGEAAEMLDNNEHLHYVIPSEGSNLWFDNIVIPKTAKNVKGSYEFINFMLRPENAAQNAEYIGYSTPNKEAKKLLPKEISGDEQFYPSDEVIKHLEVYEDLGAEYLGIYNDLFLEFKMYRK; encoded by the coding sequence ATGAGAAAACTACAATCCTTGTTTATTGGGATATTAGCAATCATTTTGATTTTGTTTTTTGGCGTACGTCAACTTGAAAAATCAAGCGGCATGGCTGGAGCAGATACCCTAACAATCTACAATTGGGGCGATTATATTGACCCTGATCTTATACGCGCATTTGAAAAAGAGTCAGGCTATAAGGTCAACTATGAAACCTTCGATTCAAATGAAGCGATGTTCACAAAAATTCAACAAGGTGGAACGGCTTATGACATTACGATTCCTTCTGAATATATGATTCAAAAAATGATGAAGGAAAAAATGCTGTTGCCGATCGACCATACGAAGCTTAAAGGGCTAAACAATATCGATACGCGTTTTTTAGATCAAGAGTTTGATCCGCAGAATAAATACTCGATCCCCTATTTCTGGGGAACATTGGGGATCATTTACAATGACAAGTTTATTGATGGTAACAAAGTCAAGCATTGGGATGATTTGTGGCGGCCGGAATTAAAAGATAATGTGATGCTGATCGATGGCGCCAGAGAAGTTATCGGTCTGTCACTCAATAGTCTTGGCTATTCTTTAAATAGCAAGAATAATCAGGAGTTACGCGAAGCGACAGATAAATTGAATAAGCTGACAACGAATGTCAAAGCGATCGTTGCAGATGAAATCAAGATGTACATGATCAATGAAGAAAGTGCGGCAGCAGTGACATTCTCTGGTGAAGCAGCAGAAATGCTGGATAACAATGAACATCTGCATTATGTGATTCCTTCAGAAGGCTCGAACTTATGGTTTGATAATATCGTGATTCCTAAAACGGCTAAAAATGTCAAAGGTTCATACGAATTCATCAACTTCATGCTAAGACCAGAAAATGCAGCACAAAATGCAGAGTATATCGGTTATTCTACCCCAAATAAAGAAGCGAAGAAGCTTTTACCTAAAGAGATTTCTGGTGACGAACAGTTTTATCCAAGTGATGAAGTGATTAAACACTTGGAAGTCTATGAGGATTTGGGTGCGGAATATCTTGGGATTTATAATGATCTATTTTTGGAATTTAAGATGTATCGGAAGTAG
- a CDS encoding GyrI-like domain-containing protein: MDYKIEKMDELNLVGKVERQHVNNVKVDKFWERCEKDGTLKVLLNHSTSINKEYFGIADGSSYDGDSYLYYIATPFCGKTIPRGFITKRLPSSLWIKFDCSDVGNEDVISQELWTKIYSDFFPTSIYEPAEYQLEVYSNGETEKGPEIWIAVKQKESI, from the coding sequence TTGGACTATAAAATTGAAAAAATGGATGAATTAAATTTAGTTGGAAAAGTTGAAAGACAACATGTTAATAATGTAAAGGTGGATAAATTTTGGGAACGGTGTGAGAAAGACGGTACACTAAAGGTCTTACTAAATCATTCAACGTCCATTAATAAAGAATATTTTGGCATTGCTGATGGCTCATCATATGATGGTGATAGTTACCTCTATTACATTGCTACACCTTTTTGTGGTAAGACAATTCCCAGAGGCTTTATCACAAAAAGACTTCCTTCGAGCTTATGGATCAAGTTTGATTGCTCTGATGTTGGTAATGAAGATGTGATTAGTCAGGAGCTTTGGACTAAGATATATTCTGATTTTTTCCCCACATCTATATATGAGCCGGCTGAATACCAACTAGAGGTGTACTCAAATGGAGAAACAGAAAAAGGGCCTGAGATTTGGATTGCAGTTAAGCAGAAAGAAAGTATTTAA
- a CDS encoding sugar-binding transcriptional regulator, producing MLAQAKKEGIVKIDIIGFDTELFALEEYFKKKYNLHQVDISTSNSTDSESEKNDALAHAAANFVGNFIADNQIIGISWGSTLSKMIEKLENRYAENTLFCPLAGGPSHINSKYHVNTLVYEIARKCHGKSSFVNATVVQENEKVTQGILQSNIFKDVLGYWEHLDVAIVGVGGNLDESDSQWRDLLTTKDYQMLEKEHAVGECCCRFFDREGTPIYNELQRRTIGLSLEKIAEVPKSIAIARGDQKVQALLAMIRKKYVNCIVSDRETIISILHLDNDYTFK from the coding sequence ATGCTAGCACAAGCAAAAAAAGAAGGAATTGTAAAAATAGATATTATTGGGTTTGATACAGAGCTTTTTGCATTAGAAGAATATTTCAAAAAGAAATACAATCTGCATCAAGTGGATATTTCTACAAGTAATTCTACTGATTCTGAAAGTGAAAAAAATGACGCTCTGGCACATGCAGCGGCAAACTTTGTAGGAAACTTTATTGCGGATAATCAAATAATTGGGATTTCATGGGGATCTACTTTAAGTAAAATGATTGAAAAGTTAGAAAATCGTTATGCAGAGAATACACTTTTTTGTCCATTAGCTGGTGGTCCTAGCCACATCAATTCAAAGTATCATGTAAATACTTTGGTTTATGAAATAGCAAGAAAATGTCACGGAAAAAGTTCGTTTGTGAATGCGACAGTCGTTCAAGAAAATGAAAAGGTAACACAAGGTATACTCCAATCAAACATTTTTAAAGATGTCTTAGGTTACTGGGAGCATTTAGATGTGGCCATAGTTGGCGTAGGTGGCAATTTAGATGAAAGTGATAGTCAGTGGCGCGATTTATTGACTACAAAAGATTATCAAATGTTAGAGAAGGAACATGCTGTTGGAGAATGTTGTTGTCGCTTTTTTGATAGAGAAGGTACACCCATTTACAATGAACTTCAACGTCGTACAATTGGACTTTCATTGGAAAAAATAGCTGAGGTGCCTAAATCTATTGCTATTGCAAGAGGAGATCAAAAGGTTCAAGCACTTCTAGCTATGATACGAAAAAAATATGTAAATTGTATTGTTAGTGACCGTGAAACGATTATAAGTATTCTGCATCTGGATAATGATTATACCTTTAAATGA
- a CDS encoding DeoR/GlpR family DNA-binding transcription regulator — MSREEEIISIVSQNKKIEVNELSERLNVSKVTIRKDLDKLEARGLLHRQHGYALLNNMDDINYRLAQNYDLKRKIALEASKIIKDGEVVMIESGSTCALLAEELAFNRNDITIITNSCFIASYIRKAESVKVILIGGEYQKESQVNVGPLVKKVISEFFVDKLFVGIDGFDKKRGFTGSDITRCDTSRTLATAANQTIVLTDSSKFKQKGVVSEFGFDEVSKVFTDSCVGENELAFLRKKNIEIVTV; from the coding sequence GTGTCAAGAGAAGAAGAAATTATTTCAATCGTAAGTCAAAATAAAAAAATAGAAGTCAATGAACTTTCAGAACGTTTGAATGTTTCAAAAGTAACGATCAGGAAAGACTTAGATAAGCTTGAAGCAAGAGGCCTTTTGCACCGCCAACACGGGTATGCCTTGCTCAATAATATGGATGATATTAATTATCGCTTAGCTCAAAACTACGATTTGAAAAGAAAAATAGCCCTGGAAGCGAGTAAAATCATAAAGGATGGAGAAGTTGTCATGATTGAATCTGGCTCGACCTGTGCGCTATTAGCAGAGGAACTAGCCTTTAATCGAAACGACATTACAATTATTACTAATTCTTGTTTTATTGCGTCTTACATTAGGAAAGCTGAATCAGTGAAAGTCATCTTGATTGGTGGCGAGTACCAAAAAGAATCCCAAGTAAATGTTGGGCCGCTTGTAAAGAAAGTCATCAGTGAATTTTTTGTAGACAAACTATTTGTTGGTATTGATGGTTTTGATAAAAAACGCGGGTTTACAGGAAGTGATATCACTCGGTGTGATACGTCTAGAACATTAGCCACAGCTGCGAATCAAACAATTGTGTTAACTGATTCAAGTAAGTTCAAACAAAAGGGTGTAGTTTCTGAGTTTGGTTTTGATGAGGTTAGTAAAGTATTTACAGATTCATGTGTAGGAGAAAATGAGTTGGCTTTTTTAAGAAAAAAGAATATCGAGATTGTCACTGTTTAA
- a CDS encoding glycyl radical protein — MSIQVKERANVENQPYFGKLTSRMNEYRESVLNKKPYICAERALLVTESYKEHQNQPNVMKRAYMLKNILEKMSIYIEDETMIVGNQAASNKDAPIFPEYTLEFVLNELDLFEKRDGDVFYITEKTKDDLRSIASFWDNNNLRAKAGALLPDEVSVFMETGFFGMEGKMNSGDAHLAVDYQQVLEIGLEGYRERTLKEKANLDLTVPESIDKYQFYNAILIVLDAVKAYAERFSALAKEMAETADPERKAELLEISRICQKVPNRPAETFIEAIQSVWFIQLILQIESNGHSLSYGRFDQYMYPYLKNDLANGTITEDDAVELLTNLWIKTLTINKVRSQSHTFSSAGSPLYQNVTIGGQTRDKKDAVNDLSYLVLRSVAQTKLPQPNLSVRYHSGLDSQFMNECIEVMKLGFGMPAFNNDEIIIPSFLKIGVTEEDAYNYSAIGCVETAVPGKWGYRCTGMSYMNFPKILMIAMNDGIDPVSGKRFVQGYGHFTNMHSFEELQDVWDKTVRELTRMSVIVENAIDLGLERDVPDILCSALTEDCIGRGKTLKEGGAVYDFISGLQVGIANLADSLAAIKQLVFEEKKVTQAELWEALMTDYESERSKEIQQMILQDVPKYGNDDDYADQLVTKAYDSYIEEVKKYPNTRFGRGPIGGLRYSGTSSISANVGQGKGTMATPDGRNAWVPLAEGCSPSHNMDKNGPTSVLKSVSKLRTDEIIGGVLLNQKVNPQMLAKEEDKQKLIMLLRTFFNKLHGYHIQYNVVSRETLIDAQKHPEKHRDLIVRVAGYSAFFNALSKATQDDIIERTEHVL; from the coding sequence ATGAGTATCCAAGTGAAAGAAAGAGCCAATGTTGAAAATCAGCCATATTTTGGAAAGTTGACCAGTCGCATGAACGAATATCGTGAGTCAGTGCTAAATAAAAAACCGTATATTTGTGCAGAGCGTGCATTGTTGGTAACAGAGTCATACAAAGAACATCAAAATCAACCCAATGTGATGAAACGTGCTTATATGTTAAAAAATATTTTAGAAAAAATGTCGATTTACATTGAAGATGAAACCATGATTGTTGGTAATCAGGCAGCTTCTAATAAAGATGCGCCTATTTTTCCTGAATACACGTTAGAGTTTGTGTTAAATGAATTAGACCTATTCGAAAAACGCGACGGTGATGTGTTTTATATCACTGAAAAAACAAAAGATGATTTACGTTCGATTGCTTCTTTTTGGGATAACAACAATTTAAGAGCAAAAGCAGGTGCTTTGCTGCCCGATGAAGTTTCTGTATTCATGGAAACTGGATTTTTCGGAATGGAAGGAAAAATGAATTCTGGCGATGCCCACTTAGCGGTAGATTATCAGCAAGTACTAGAAATAGGGTTAGAGGGATACAGGGAGCGTACATTAAAGGAAAAAGCAAACCTAGATCTAACAGTACCTGAAAGTATTGATAAATACCAGTTTTATAACGCTATTTTGATTGTTTTGGATGCAGTTAAAGCATACGCAGAACGATTTTCTGCTTTGGCAAAAGAAATGGCTGAAACAGCTGACCCTGAAAGAAAAGCGGAACTGTTGGAGATTAGCCGTATCTGTCAAAAAGTGCCCAATCGACCAGCGGAAACCTTTATTGAGGCTATTCAGTCGGTTTGGTTTATTCAATTGATTTTGCAAATTGAATCAAATGGTCATTCATTGTCCTATGGTCGCTTTGATCAATATATGTACCCTTACTTGAAAAATGATTTGGCTAACGGAACGATCACAGAAGATGATGCTGTTGAGCTGTTAACTAATCTTTGGATTAAAACGTTGACGATCAATAAGGTTCGTAGTCAATCTCATACTTTTAGTAGTGCAGGAAGCCCTCTGTATCAAAATGTAACTATTGGTGGACAAACTAGAGATAAGAAAGATGCAGTCAATGACCTATCGTATCTTGTCTTGCGTAGCGTTGCTCAAACAAAATTGCCTCAACCGAACTTAAGTGTTCGTTATCATTCAGGACTTGACAGTCAATTTATGAATGAATGTATTGAAGTGATGAAGTTAGGTTTTGGTATGCCAGCCTTTAATAATGATGAGATCATTATTCCTTCATTTCTTAAAATTGGAGTCACAGAAGAAGATGCTTATAATTATAGTGCGATCGGCTGTGTGGAGACGGCTGTTCCGGGTAAATGGGGGTATCGTTGTACAGGGATGAGTTACATGAACTTTCCCAAAATTTTAATGATCGCGATGAACGATGGGATCGATCCAGTTTCAGGAAAACGCTTCGTGCAAGGTTATGGTCATTTCACAAACATGCACTCTTTTGAAGAGCTGCAAGATGTCTGGGATAAAACAGTGCGTGAATTAACTCGCATGAGTGTCATCGTAGAAAATGCCATTGATTTAGGGCTTGAACGTGATGTGCCAGATATCTTATGTTCTGCACTGACCGAAGACTGTATTGGACGTGGTAAAACACTGAAGGAAGGTGGAGCCGTGTATGATTTCATTTCAGGCCTTCAAGTTGGGATCGCCAATTTGGCTGATTCGTTGGCGGCGATCAAACAACTTGTTTTTGAAGAAAAAAAAGTGACACAAGCTGAACTTTGGGAAGCACTAATGACAGATTATGAAAGTGAACGCAGCAAAGAAATCCAGCAGATGATTCTTCAAGACGTACCGAAATATGGAAATGATGATGATTACGCAGACCAATTAGTAACGAAAGCTTATGACAGCTATATTGAGGAAGTTAAAAAATACCCAAATACACGTTTCGGGCGTGGGCCAATTGGTGGATTGCGTTATTCAGGGACCTCATCCATTTCTGCGAATGTCGGACAGGGAAAAGGAACGATGGCAACACCAGATGGACGTAATGCATGGGTTCCATTAGCCGAAGGGTGCTCACCATCACATAATATGGATAAAAATGGACCGACTTCGGTATTGAAATCTGTTTCTAAACTAAGAACAGATGAAATTATTGGCGGAGTCTTATTAAACCAAAAAGTTAATCCGCAAATGTTAGCAAAAGAAGAAGACAAACAAAAATTGATTATGTTACTTCGTACGTTTTTCAATAAATTGCATGGGTATCATATTCAGTATAACGTCGTTTCTCGTGAAACCTTGATTGATGCTCAAAAACATCCAGAAAAACACCGAGATTTGATCGTTCGAGTGGCCGGATATTCTGCCTTCTTTAACGCGCTATCAAAAGCTACGCAGGACGATATTATTGAACGGACAGAACATGTATTATAA